The following coding sequences are from one Actinomycetota bacterium window:
- the glyA gene encoding serine hydroxymethyltransferase codes for MSDRTDTWAALRATDPDVAGLIEAEERRERDKIRLIPSENYVSHAVLAATGSVLTNKYSEGYAGKRYYEGQQLIDPIETLAIDRAKELFRAEHANVQPYSGSPCNLAVYLAFAKPGDTIMGMALPSGGHLTHGWNVSITGKWFRPVQYGVRRDTGRIDYDEVRDLARKERPKIIWAGGTAVPRIIDFEVFGEIAREVGAIFAADVAHIAGLIAGGAHPSPVPMADVVTTTTHKTLRGPRGAMFVSKAEHAQALDKAVFPGLQGGPHNHTTAAIAVALKEAAQPAFREYAHQIVANAKALAAALSDRGFDLVSGGTDNHLILIDLTNKGVAGKVAAKALDRAGIELNYNTVPFDPRKPFDPSGVRIGTPAVTSRGMREPEMAEVAGWMDKIVSAPDDEGLADQIAGEIREVCARFPAPGIAVKD; via the coding sequence ATGAGCGACCGCACCGACACCTGGGCAGCGCTGCGAGCCACCGATCCCGACGTCGCCGGCTTGATCGAAGCCGAGGAGAGACGCGAGCGCGACAAGATCCGCCTCATCCCTTCGGAGAACTACGTCTCCCACGCGGTGCTCGCGGCGACCGGGTCGGTGCTCACCAATAAGTACTCGGAGGGTTACGCCGGCAAGCGGTACTACGAGGGTCAGCAGCTCATCGATCCGATCGAGACTCTGGCGATCGACCGTGCGAAGGAGCTGTTCCGCGCCGAGCACGCCAACGTGCAGCCGTACTCCGGCTCGCCGTGCAACCTCGCCGTGTACCTGGCGTTCGCGAAGCCCGGCGACACCATCATGGGGATGGCGCTGCCGAGCGGCGGCCACCTGACTCACGGTTGGAACGTGAGCATCACCGGCAAGTGGTTCCGCCCGGTCCAGTACGGCGTGCGAAGGGACACGGGCCGGATCGATTACGACGAGGTTCGCGACCTTGCGCGCAAGGAGCGCCCGAAGATCATCTGGGCCGGCGGCACTGCGGTCCCCCGGATCATCGATTTCGAGGTCTTCGGCGAGATCGCGCGCGAGGTCGGCGCCATCTTCGCCGCCGACGTCGCGCACATCGCCGGTCTGATCGCCGGGGGAGCGCACCCGTCGCCTGTTCCCATGGCCGACGTGGTGACGACGACCACGCACAAGACGCTCCGCGGCCCGCGCGGCGCCATGTTCGTCTCCAAAGCCGAGCACGCCCAGGCGCTGGACAAGGCCGTATTCCCCGGCCTCCAAGGCGGGCCCCACAACCACACGACCGCGGCGATCGCCGTCGCGCTCAAAGAAGCGGCGCAGCCTGCGTTCCGTGAGTACGCGCACCAGATCGTCGCCAACGCCAAGGCACTCGCTGCCGCGCTTTCCGACCGCGGATTCGACCTCGTGTCGGGTGGCACCGACAACCACTTGATCCTCATCGACCTCACGAACAAAGGCGTCGCAGGCAAAGTGGCCGCGAAGGCGCTGGATCGCGCCGGGATCGAGCTCAACTACAACACGGTCCCGTTCGACCCCCGGAAGCCCTTCGACCCGTCGGGCGTCCGGATCGGTACGCCGGCGGTGACGTCGCGCGGCATGCGCGAGCCGGAGATGGCCGAGGTGGCGGGGTGGATGGACAAGATCGTCTCCGCGCCCGACGACGAAGGCTTGGCCGACCAGATCGCGGGCGAGATCCGCGAGGTGTGCGCACGATTCCCGGCACCCGGCATCGCGGTGAAGGACTGA
- the rpiB gene encoding ribose 5-phosphate isomerase B has product MKIVLGSDHAGFRYRGLFERALRDRKHDVTILGATSEDEPFDYTEVSEAVARAVSENRADRGIIVAGSGNGEAIVANKIHGVRASVCNDLYTAEMARRHNDANVLCVGQRACGDAVALKILEIWLATPFDGGRHAARIANIGALEERLKKEYGG; this is encoded by the coding sequence ATGAAGATCGTCCTCGGATCCGATCACGCCGGCTTCCGGTACCGCGGCCTCTTCGAGCGAGCGCTCCGCGACCGCAAGCACGACGTGACGATCCTCGGCGCGACGAGTGAGGACGAGCCCTTCGACTACACCGAGGTCTCCGAAGCAGTCGCCAGAGCCGTCTCGGAGAACCGCGCCGATCGCGGCATCATCGTCGCCGGCTCGGGCAACGGCGAGGCGATCGTCGCCAACAAGATTCACGGCGTGCGTGCTTCGGTCTGTAACGACCTGTACACGGCCGAGATGGCGCGCCGTCACAACGACGCCAACGTCCTCTGCGTCGGCCAGCGCGCGTGCGGCGACGCGGTCGCGCTGAAGATCCTCGAGATCTGGCTCGCCACGCCGTTCGACGGCGGCCGGCACGCGGCCCGCATCGCCAACATCGGTGCGCTCGAGGAGCGATTGAAGAAGGAGTACGGAGGATGA
- a CDS encoding L-threonylcarbamoyladenylate synthase: ATASWKDGGSVSSSPIVSLADDREAALEAAAKELDAGGVVVFPTDTVYGVGADAFNPEATARIFEAKGRPRSMPLPVLVGRPRQAWALCSEVPSSAQILVAAFWPGPLTLILPAAEGLSWDLGETRGGVAVRMPAHDDLLDLIMMIGPLATTSANLTGEPTPATVAGIAERLGDSVSLYVDGGSSAGDVPSTIVDLTRWRPKVTREGAIPRAEVDRALEEGRA; this comes from the coding sequence CGCGACCGCGTCGTGGAAGGACGGTGGATCGGTGTCTAGCTCACCCATCGTGTCGCTCGCCGACGATCGAGAGGCGGCGCTCGAAGCCGCCGCCAAGGAGCTCGACGCCGGGGGAGTCGTGGTGTTCCCGACCGACACCGTCTACGGGGTCGGCGCCGACGCCTTCAACCCGGAAGCCACGGCTCGCATCTTCGAAGCGAAGGGCCGGCCGCGGTCGATGCCTTTGCCGGTGCTCGTCGGTCGACCTCGTCAGGCGTGGGCGTTGTGCTCGGAGGTCCCCAGCTCGGCCCAGATACTCGTCGCCGCGTTCTGGCCGGGGCCGTTGACGCTCATCCTCCCCGCGGCGGAGGGGCTTTCGTGGGACCTCGGCGAGACCCGAGGTGGGGTTGCCGTGCGGATGCCTGCGCACGACGACCTGCTGGATCTGATCATGATGATCGGACCCCTGGCGACCACGAGCGCCAACCTCACCGGGGAACCGACCCCCGCCACCGTTGCGGGTATCGCCGAGCGGCTCGGGGACTCGGTCTCGCTGTACGTCGACGGTGGGTCGTCGGCGGGGGACGTTCCGAGCACGATCGTGGACCTGACGCGCTGGCGCCCCAAGGTCACGCGGGAGGGCGCCATCCCTCGGGCTGAGGTCGATCGAGCCCTCGAGGAAGGCCGGGCCTAG
- the prmC gene encoding peptide chain release factor N(5)-glutamine methyltransferase, whose translation MGSSTEAPARTPRPGTIGEAVRAAERVLEMAGCDTPLGDAQWIAAHALDTSRAGLFVDADRQFPEDKRDTFENLVARRAHREPLAYVLGTTRFRGLDLEVGPGVLVPRPETEVTAGRAIERARARGRATVVDVGTGSAAIALAVAAEVPSARVFATEPSAAARAWALRNLARTGLRATLLPGEMMDPLHPALGGAVDVVVSNPPYVADGDWPGLPPEVKDYEPHEAICGGEDGLDIVVRLLQEAPRWLAIGGWIVIESGEDQAGRLERLLRVIGYTDVLVTKDLA comes from the coding sequence ATGGGTTCGTCGACTGAAGCGCCGGCCCGGACGCCGCGTCCCGGGACGATCGGGGAGGCGGTGCGCGCCGCCGAACGGGTCCTCGAGATGGCCGGTTGCGATACACCGCTCGGGGACGCGCAGTGGATCGCCGCGCACGCGCTCGACACCAGTCGCGCCGGGCTCTTCGTGGACGCCGACCGGCAGTTCCCCGAGGACAAGCGCGATACGTTCGAGAACCTCGTCGCGCGGCGTGCGCACCGCGAGCCGCTCGCCTACGTCCTCGGCACGACTCGATTCCGCGGCCTCGACCTCGAGGTGGGCCCAGGTGTCTTGGTCCCGCGACCCGAGACCGAGGTGACCGCCGGCCGGGCGATCGAGCGAGCCCGCGCGCGCGGCCGCGCGACCGTCGTCGACGTGGGAACCGGCTCCGCTGCGATCGCGCTCGCCGTGGCGGCCGAGGTCCCGTCGGCTCGCGTCTTCGCCACCGAGCCGTCGGCCGCCGCTCGAGCGTGGGCGTTGCGCAACCTCGCGCGAACGGGTCTGCGAGCGACGCTGCTCCCCGGCGAGATGATGGATCCCCTCCACCCGGCGCTCGGCGGCGCCGTCGACGTTGTGGTGTCCAACCCGCCGTACGTGGCGGACGGCGACTGGCCCGGGCTCCCGCCCGAGGTAAAGGACTACGAGCCGCACGAAGCGATCTGCGGAGGCGAGGACGGCCTCGACATCGTCGTGCGGCTGCTCCAGGAGGCACCGCGGTGGCTGGCGATCGGCGGCTGGATCGTGATCGAGTCGGGTGAGGATCAGGCAGGGAGACTGGAGCGGCTCCTTCGGGTGATCGGCTACACCGACGTGCTCGTCACGAAGGATCTGGCG
- the prfA gene encoding peptide chain release factor 1, with amino-acid sequence MLDKLAHIDRRFSQIEELLADPSVASDPRKLRDLGKEHAELAPIIGAYREHKRVNEDLAAAREMLKDSNGADSTFLRDEIAGNEERIAELEHELREMLIPKDPNDDRDVIVEIRGAAGGDEAALFARDLYEMYQRYAEAHRWKSEALSSSPSDLGGFKDITFAIKGKGAYSKMKYESGVHRVQRVPATENQGRIHTSTATVAVLPEAEDVDVQINPSDLKIDVYRSSGPGGQSVNTTDSAVRITHLPTGEVVACQEERSQLQNKERAMRILRARLLERAQREQAQVIAAERKSAVGTGDRSEKIRTYNYPQNRVTDHRIGVTLHKLPQVLQGDLDELIDALVARGRAASLGDGFVD; translated from the coding sequence ATGCTCGACAAGCTGGCACACATCGACCGTCGCTTCTCGCAGATCGAGGAGCTTCTCGCCGACCCCTCGGTCGCTTCCGACCCGCGCAAGCTGCGCGATCTCGGGAAGGAGCACGCAGAGCTCGCGCCGATCATCGGCGCCTATCGCGAGCACAAGCGCGTCAACGAGGATCTGGCCGCGGCACGCGAGATGCTCAAGGATTCGAACGGAGCCGACTCGACGTTCCTCCGTGACGAGATCGCCGGCAACGAGGAGCGCATCGCGGAGCTCGAGCACGAGCTACGGGAGATGTTGATCCCCAAAGATCCCAACGACGACCGCGACGTCATCGTCGAGATCCGCGGCGCCGCCGGCGGCGACGAGGCCGCGCTGTTCGCCCGCGACCTCTACGAGATGTACCAGCGCTACGCGGAAGCGCATCGATGGAAGAGCGAGGCGCTGTCCTCGAGCCCCTCGGACCTCGGCGGCTTCAAGGACATAACCTTCGCCATCAAGGGGAAGGGCGCGTACTCGAAGATGAAGTACGAGTCCGGCGTGCACCGCGTGCAACGGGTTCCGGCTACCGAGAACCAGGGACGGATCCACACGTCGACGGCGACGGTCGCGGTGCTGCCCGAAGCCGAGGACGTGGACGTCCAGATCAATCCGAGCGACCTCAAGATCGACGTGTACCGCTCGAGTGGGCCCGGGGGCCAGTCGGTCAACACCACCGACTCGGCGGTGCGCATCACGCACCTTCCCACCGGCGAGGTGGTCGCATGCCAGGAGGAGCGGTCGCAGCTCCAGAACAAGGAGCGGGCGATGCGTATCCTCCGCGCCCGGCTGCTCGAGCGCGCGCAGCGCGAGCAGGCGCAGGTGATCGCTGCGGAACGGAAGAGCGCCGTCGGAACCGGCGACCGCTCGGAAAAGATCCGCACGTACAACTACCCTCAGAATCGGGTGACCGATCACCGGATCGGCGTCACGCTCCACAAGCTGCCGCAGGTCCTTCAGGGCGACCTCGACGAGTTGATCGACGCACTCGTCGCTCGGGGACGCGCTGCGAGTCTCGGCGATGGGTTCGTCGACTGA
- a CDS encoding DUF1385 domain-containing protein, translating into MAKKQQQHFYGGQAVMEGVMMRGKDTWALAVRRPTNDIYIEENKVKGLAAKYPLFRQPLFRGVAALGEALSIGMRALTTSANQALDEDEKLTSKQMAVSMTLAFVLFISIFIVLPTLGVNFFGGESIKKRSITFAAVEGVVRVAIFVAYLFGISFIKEIRRVFMYHGAEHKTIAAFEAGEPVLEPRAVDKYSTLHVRCGTNFLIIVMLLTIVVFAFFGRPAIWLRILERIVAIPLIAGISYEALRLGANHGNNFIVKGLMKPGLWLQKITTRPPTEDQIEVAIRAFEAVLPEEERSGKIPALPSRLVPRESEGVGDTVPTPEPAPE; encoded by the coding sequence ATGGCAAAGAAGCAGCAGCAACACTTCTACGGCGGCCAGGCAGTCATGGAAGGCGTCATGATGCGCGGCAAGGACACGTGGGCGCTCGCCGTGCGCCGCCCGACGAACGACATCTATATCGAAGAGAACAAGGTCAAGGGGCTCGCGGCGAAGTATCCGCTCTTCCGCCAGCCGCTCTTCCGCGGCGTCGCCGCCTTGGGCGAGGCGTTGTCGATCGGCATGCGCGCACTGACGACCTCGGCGAATCAGGCGCTGGACGAGGACGAGAAGCTGACCTCGAAGCAGATGGCGGTCTCGATGACGCTGGCGTTCGTGCTCTTCATCAGCATCTTTATCGTGCTTCCGACGCTGGGCGTGAACTTCTTCGGCGGCGAGAGCATCAAGAAGCGATCGATCACATTCGCCGCCGTCGAGGGCGTCGTCCGCGTCGCGATCTTCGTGGCCTACTTGTTCGGCATCTCATTCATCAAGGAGATCCGCCGCGTCTTCATGTATCACGGCGCCGAGCACAAGACGATCGCCGCGTTCGAAGCCGGCGAGCCGGTGCTCGAGCCGCGAGCCGTGGACAAGTACTCGACGCTGCACGTGCGATGCGGGACCAACTTCCTGATCATCGTCATGCTGCTGACGATCGTCGTGTTCGCCTTCTTCGGCCGTCCTGCGATCTGGTTGCGCATCCTCGAGCGCATCGTGGCGATCCCACTCATCGCAGGGATCTCCTATGAGGCGCTCCGGCTCGGCGCCAACCACGGGAACAACTTCATCGTGAAGGGGCTCATGAAGCCGGGCCTCTGGCTGCAAAAGATCACGACCCGCCCGCCGACCGAAGATCAGATCGAGGTCGCGATCCGGGCGTTCGAAGCGGTGCTTCCCGAAGAGGAACGCAGCGGCAAGATCCCGGCGCTTCCGTCCCGGCTGGTTCCGCGAGAATCCGAAGGAGTCGGCGACACCGTTCCAACACCCGAACCGGCTCCCGAATAG
- the rpmE gene encoding 50S ribosomal protein L31, with translation MKAGIHPEYVLCQVRCSCGNTFQTRSTKSELHVELCSQCHPFYTGKQKLVDAGGRVERFQRRYANRPTPKKK, from the coding sequence GTGAAGGCAGGCATCCACCCCGAATACGTGCTGTGTCAGGTGCGCTGCTCGTGCGGCAATACGTTCCAGACGCGGTCCACGAAGTCCGAGCTCCACGTCGAGCTCTGCTCGCAATGCCACCCGTTCTACACGGGCAAGCAGAAGCTCGTCGACGCCGGAGGCCGCGTCGAACGATTCCAGCGCCGCTACGCCAACCGCCCGACACCGAAGAAGAAGTAG
- the rho gene encoding transcription termination factor Rho, producing MAETRTLEREVLEGKIIAELQQIAGRVGVSGFQKLKKSDLISAIMRASSADGKPAKTNNAKSAEAKPEPKSEAKGDAKPEANEEPAATEAPKAEAPAAEAPAASETAPAETSPAVAAHGNGGAERSQAPSGGGDRGPSSSGGPSGSGAPAREERWSRRDRRRGRGRDRQGGGRDGGRDRQGGGDRGPARERSDYTPPSEAQADIIEGELRTGILDVLPEGYGFLRTSGYLPGSSDIYVSLSQIRRFALRRGDEITGQVRRPKDNEKYFALVRVETVAGVDPDTARQRPAFDKLTPLFPEERFRLEWGPQAVTERIIDLVAPLGKGQRELIVSPPKAGKTTILKQIANGIMANTENVHLMVLLVDERPEEVTDWQRTVKAAEVVYSTFDRPAEDHTQVAELVLERAKRLVEAKQDVVILLDSITRLARAYNLSAPASGRILSGGVDSTALYPPKRFFGAARNIEEGGSLTIVASALVETGSRMDEVIFEEFKGTGNSEIRLDRQLSEKRIFPAIDIEASGTRKEELLYDKEELALVWRLRRVLHALAPSAAMELLRDKIGQTPSNEQFLREINKVPVND from the coding sequence ATGGCAGAGACGAGGACCCTCGAGCGAGAAGTCCTTGAGGGCAAGATCATCGCAGAACTACAGCAGATCGCCGGGCGGGTCGGGGTCTCCGGCTTTCAGAAGCTGAAGAAGTCCGACCTCATCTCCGCCATCATGCGCGCTTCTTCCGCCGACGGAAAGCCGGCGAAGACGAACAACGCTAAGTCCGCCGAGGCCAAGCCCGAACCCAAGAGCGAAGCCAAAGGCGACGCCAAGCCGGAGGCCAATGAGGAACCCGCGGCCACGGAAGCTCCTAAGGCGGAAGCGCCTGCGGCCGAGGCGCCTGCAGCGAGCGAGACCGCGCCCGCGGAGACCTCGCCGGCCGTTGCGGCGCACGGCAATGGCGGTGCTGAGCGCTCGCAAGCCCCCTCCGGCGGAGGCGATCGCGGACCGAGCAGCTCGGGCGGCCCAAGTGGATCGGGTGCGCCTGCACGCGAAGAGCGCTGGAGCCGGCGCGATCGCAGGCGCGGGCGCGGACGCGACCGTCAAGGCGGAGGCCGGGACGGTGGACGCGACCGGCAAGGTGGTGGCGACCGCGGTCCGGCGCGCGAGCGTTCGGACTACACGCCGCCGTCAGAAGCACAGGCGGACATCATCGAGGGTGAGCTCCGAACGGGCATCCTCGACGTCCTGCCGGAGGGCTACGGCTTCCTGCGCACGAGCGGCTATCTGCCGGGCTCGAGCGACATCTACGTTTCGCTGTCGCAGATCCGGCGCTTCGCGCTCCGGCGGGGCGACGAGATAACGGGTCAGGTTCGTCGTCCGAAGGACAACGAGAAGTACTTCGCGCTCGTTCGCGTCGAGACCGTCGCCGGCGTCGATCCCGACACGGCGCGCCAGCGGCCGGCGTTCGACAAGCTCACGCCTCTGTTCCCGGAGGAGCGGTTCCGGCTCGAGTGGGGGCCGCAAGCCGTCACCGAGCGGATCATCGATCTGGTGGCCCCGCTCGGGAAGGGTCAGCGTGAGCTGATCGTCTCCCCGCCGAAGGCGGGAAAGACGACGATCCTCAAGCAGATCGCGAACGGCATCATGGCGAACACAGAGAACGTGCATCTCATGGTGCTGCTCGTCGACGAACGTCCGGAGGAGGTCACCGACTGGCAGCGGACCGTCAAGGCCGCCGAGGTCGTCTACTCGACCTTCGACCGTCCGGCGGAGGACCACACCCAGGTCGCCGAGCTGGTGCTGGAGCGCGCCAAGCGGCTCGTCGAGGCGAAGCAGGACGTCGTGATCCTGCTCGACTCGATCACTCGGCTCGCCCGCGCCTACAACCTGTCGGCGCCGGCGTCCGGCCGCATCCTGTCCGGTGGTGTCGACTCGACCGCGCTCTACCCGCCGAAGCGGTTCTTCGGCGCCGCGAGGAATATCGAGGAGGGCGGAAGCCTTACCATCGTCGCCTCGGCGCTGGTCGAAACCGGCTCGCGGATGGACGAGGTGATCTTCGAGGAGTTCAAGGGCACCGGTAACTCGGAGATCCGGCTCGACCGGCAGTTGTCGGAGAAGCGAATCTTCCCGGCGATCGACATCGAAGCGTCGGGCACGCGTAAGGAAGAGCTGCTCTACGACAAGGAAGAGCTCGCGCTGGTCTGGCGGCTCCGCAGGGTGCTCCACGCCCTCGCGCCCAGCGCAGCGATGGAGTTGCTCCGCGACAAGATCGGACAGACACCGTCGAACGAGCAGTTCCTGAGAGAGATAAACAAGGTTCCGGTCAACGACTAA
- the fsa gene encoding fructose-6-phosphate aldolase, which translates to MKLWLDTGNLDEIREINRWGVLSGITTNPTLIGKEKKDFETHLKEIASEVDGPVSGEVVSTDRDGMVEEGLKLSQIAPNIVVKCPVTPDGFAAVRELGRHGIKTNMTLCFSPTQAILAAEADATYISPFLGRVDDIANDGMNLLAEIVEIYRTQGYRTLVLAASLRHPQHVVESAKVGADVATMPYDVFSKLTNHPLTDIGLKRFLDDWKTYQKSLKG; encoded by the coding sequence ATGAAGCTCTGGCTCGACACCGGGAACTTGGACGAGATCCGCGAGATCAACCGCTGGGGCGTGCTCTCCGGCATCACCACCAACCCGACGCTGATCGGCAAGGAGAAGAAGGACTTCGAGACGCATCTCAAGGAGATCGCTTCCGAGGTCGACGGGCCCGTGAGCGGAGAGGTCGTATCCACCGACCGGGACGGGATGGTCGAAGAAGGACTAAAGCTCTCTCAGATCGCGCCGAATATCGTGGTGAAGTGCCCCGTCACCCCCGACGGGTTCGCCGCGGTCCGTGAGCTCGGACGGCACGGGATCAAAACCAACATGACCCTTTGTTTCTCACCCACGCAGGCCATCTTGGCCGCCGAGGCCGATGCCACGTACATCAGCCCCTTCCTTGGAAGGGTGGACGACATCGCGAACGATGGGATGAATCTGCTAGCCGAGATCGTTGAGATATACCGGACGCAGGGCTACCGTACGCTTGTACTGGCCGCCAGCCTCCGCCACCCCCAGCACGTCGTCGAATCTGCGAAGGTTGGGGCCGACGTCGCGACGATGCCGTACGACGTGTTCTCCAAGCTGACCAACCACCCGCTCACCGACATCGGTTTGAAGCGGTTCCTGGACGACTGGAAGACATACCAGAAGAGCCTGAAGGGTTAA
- a CDS encoding ATP cone domain-containing protein, protein MTGHEKPADGASRSIIISDREHGLPYSKGLMANTIMAAGLTPARAYHVAHVIEERLLESERASVTTEELRTIAEETIRREAGERYARSFLRWQTVSELDVPLIILIGGGTGVGKSTIATQLAARLGIVRIISTDAIREVMKGVLSPDIMPSLHTSSFNADGVVKETLAATDDAVIVGFREQVSAVAVGIKALIERAITEGTDVIIEGAHVVPGFVRPDAEGEAVIVDLVVAVDDEDLHRSHFYVRAHETRARPQERYLNSFGNIRKVQKYIRSLALRNGVPIIQNYNLDAALAAVIDHVVSTATEDASSRPVAARPRAITRGASPTARGMKEGAI, encoded by the coding sequence ATGACGGGACACGAAAAGCCGGCGGACGGCGCATCCCGGTCGATCATCATCAGCGACCGGGAGCACGGGCTGCCGTACTCGAAAGGTCTCATGGCCAACACGATCATGGCGGCCGGGCTGACGCCGGCACGCGCCTATCACGTCGCTCATGTGATCGAAGAGCGTCTGTTGGAGTCCGAGCGCGCCTCGGTCACGACGGAGGAACTTCGCACGATCGCCGAGGAAACCATCCGTCGGGAAGCCGGCGAACGGTACGCACGCTCATTCCTGCGGTGGCAGACGGTCAGCGAGCTCGACGTGCCGTTGATCATCCTCATCGGCGGAGGGACGGGCGTGGGGAAGTCGACCATCGCGACGCAATTGGCGGCGCGGCTCGGCATCGTCCGCATCATCTCGACCGATGCGATACGGGAAGTGATGAAGGGCGTTCTGTCGCCCGACATCATGCCGTCACTCCACACCTCTTCGTTCAACGCCGACGGGGTCGTGAAGGAGACGCTCGCGGCGACGGATGATGCGGTCATCGTCGGGTTCCGCGAGCAGGTTTCGGCCGTGGCGGTCGGCATCAAGGCATTGATCGAACGAGCGATCACCGAAGGAACCGACGTCATCATCGAAGGAGCGCACGTCGTCCCCGGCTTCGTACGTCCCGACGCCGAAGGCGAAGCGGTCATCGTGGATCTGGTCGTCGCGGTGGACGACGAGGACCTTCACCGGTCGCACTTCTACGTTCGCGCGCACGAGACGCGCGCGCGACCACAGGAGCGATACCTCAACAGTTTCGGGAACATCAGAAAGGTACAGAAGTACATACGCTCGCTCGCACTTCGGAACGGCGTTCCGATCATCCAGAACTACAACCTTGATGCGGCACTCGCGGCGGTCATCGATCACGTCGTCTCAACGGCGACGGAGGACGCGAGCTCGCGTCCGGTTGCTGCGCGCCCGCGTGCGATCACACGCGGGGCGTCGCCGACTGCTCGCGGCATGAAGGAGGGAGCGATATGA